CTAAAGTCGTTTTTGAGATGCACGACTTCAATCTTGGTCAGAGCTACAGGATGAAGTTGTACAGGGagcacgacttcttcatttgaagtcgtcCGAACCCTCCACGACTTCGTCTATTTTCGTATTTCGAATTTTTTTTGCCTAGATCCGTAATTTCTACCTCAAATTTGTCTAGCTTGGTACAACAACCATTATTCAATGCATGCACTCAAAACATGTATTTGAGCATAAAATTTATGGTAGATCATGAACTCAGAGGTACTTGTACCCACCAAATTATGGTGCattgttatttaaaaatcaaCATGAATAAGTTGACTAACCAAGCTTTTGTTGATGTTCATCTAACTTAGAGAAGAAATCATGTTGTAGTGACTCGTGAGGAATGATTAGAAAATCTCAATAACGCAAGGTTTTGGAAAGGCGGTCATGTACTAGTGACTATCACTATgcaaaattgatttaaatatcTCATAAATCAGAATTAAGGAGTCCACATTCCCCATCATCATTTACATTTTCCTCATCATCTGTTCTTAGAGCTAGTTGCTCAGCTCTTTTACTTTGATGCCCCCAATCTGTTTGAATCAATGTGTAAACCATCATACAAAAACATGAAATTTGGGCAGCCAACATGCCAAACCACAAACCCCTCAGCTGGTATCTGTGCATGAAAGCCGCTGCAACTGGCAACCCTATTAAGTAAAATGCAAACAGGTTTATTCTTGCACCCACATAAGGGCGTGCAGTCCCTGATAAGATCCCACATGCAGCAGTTTGAGGCCAGTTACCAATCTCACACAACCCCAAAATTGGAAGTATGGTTGTGACCATATCAACAATTTGTGTCTCAGTTGTGAAGAGTTTCCCCCACACTTTCCTCACAAACATCAAGAAAACAAAGGCTGAGACCCCTGATGCAAATGCTATGAAAAGTCCTATTGTGGCTGTACTTTGTGCACGCAAGGGTTGCCCTGCACCTAGTGAGTGACCGATTTGTGTTGTCAAGGCAGCACTCAATGAAAATGGGAATACATATAGGAACCCAGTTGTTTGAATGAGAACACCCATGGTAGCAACAGTGGTTTGTGGATTACTCAACAAGCCACATAGGAAGAGCATTATCTCATAACACCACCACTCCAAGCACACTGAGATGCAACTTGGCAATGCTAGAGTAAGCAACGGTCTCCAATCAcgaaaagaagagagaatagTGGCACCTTCCCAAGGTTTAAGAGGTTTCTCTGACACGAGAAGATAAAGCACTAAGCCTAGGATCATGTTTATGGAGTTCAAACCAGTGGCTAGTGCAATGCCTTTCACTCCCAATTTCAAATATGTAGCAAAGAAGTAATTTATTGGAAGGTGTAAAATGGCAGCAAAAGACGCAGCTACGGTTAGTGGAGCTGTTAAGCCTTGTGTTCTCAAGAAGGACCTCAATGGATTGAGATGAACTTGGGCAAGCAGTTCTGGGATGGAGAAGAGCATGTAAACTTGTGCAACCTGTGTGACTTCAGGGTCTTGGCCTAGCCAGTGTAGGAGGGGGGCCATGTTTAGCCATAGTAGTGAAATGGGGATGGCAACAAGGAAGAGAAGACACAAGGTTTTGAAAAAGGTTTGGCTTAGAACTGACCATCTTTTTGCACCATATGCTTGGCAACAAATTGGGTCCATTCCCATAGTAAGACCCTTGAGGAATGAATTTGCAGTGATGTTGGCAAACCCTATTGCAAGTGCTCCTCCAGCTAGCTCAACTTTCCCTTGCCGACCCAAGAACAGCATCGAAATGGCAGATCGTGAGTACAGAAGCACGTTCGTCACCATTATTGGACATGCAATGTTCGC
This sequence is a window from Vigna angularis cultivar LongXiaoDou No.4 chromosome 2, ASM1680809v1, whole genome shotgun sequence. Protein-coding genes within it:
- the LOC108327276 gene encoding protein DETOXIFICATION 53, which translates into the protein MRSSEEGREGTRNCCCGRFFHDLPQQLHNLLKELFPTLSLSEVKEEFKSLANIACPIMVTNVLLYSRSAISMLFLGRQGKVELAGGALAIGFANITANSFLKGLTMGMDPICCQAYGAKRWSVLSQTFFKTLCLLFLVAIPISLLWLNMAPLLHWLGQDPEVTQVAQVYMLFSIPELLAQVHLNPLRSFLRTQGLTAPLTVAASFAAILHLPINYFFATYLKLGVKGIALATGLNSINMILGLVLYLLVSEKPLKPWEGATILSSFRDWRPLLTLALPSCISVCLEWWCYEIMLFLCGLLSNPQTTVATMGVLIQTTGFLYVFPFSLSAALTTQIGHSLGAGQPLRAQSTATIGLFIAFASGVSAFVFLMFVRKVWGKLFTTETQIVDMVTTILPILGLCEIGNWPQTAACGILSGTARPYVGARINLFAFYLIGLPVAAAFMHRYQLRGLWFGMLAAQISCFCMMVYTLIQTDWGHQSKRAEQLALRTDDEENVNDDGECGLLNSDL